A genome region from Schlesneria paludicola DSM 18645 includes the following:
- a CDS encoding sensor histidine kinase → MRLADFILSNVEPILVGWENFAQTIGAGEHLDKLALRDHAEQILLATARDMKSPQTVIERAKKSKGLEHSNEAAALDGASDAHAVDRLGLGFDMLEVMSEYRALRASVLQLWHDSAPDADERDVDDLTRFNESIDQSLSKAVASYTKRVDQARDMFLAILSHDLRNPLGAIAMSANVLPMMSHDQAGIVECGLRIARSASVMERMISDLLDYTRTRLGAGMPVNPAPMDLSDLGRELIGEYRNANPDRSIEFRTDGNLKGRWDSDRIRQAMSNLMGNAIQHGSPEFPVTLSLRGEASNVIIKVHNGGEPIPPGELPKIFDPLIRGSSADHAKKNRPGSIGMGLYIAREVAKSHNGRIDVTSTVADGTSFTIRLPREASPRIGQPILDAKHIDEM, encoded by the coding sequence ATGCGTCTCGCGGATTTCATTCTGTCAAACGTGGAGCCTATCCTGGTCGGATGGGAGAACTTCGCGCAGACCATCGGCGCTGGCGAACACTTGGACAAACTCGCGTTGCGCGACCATGCCGAGCAAATCCTGCTCGCCACGGCGCGCGACATGAAGTCGCCTCAAACAGTGATTGAGCGGGCGAAGAAGTCAAAGGGCCTGGAGCATTCGAATGAAGCGGCCGCGCTCGATGGCGCGTCGGATGCCCATGCGGTTGATCGCTTGGGCCTCGGTTTTGACATGCTGGAAGTGATGAGCGAGTATCGCGCGTTGCGCGCCAGCGTGCTTCAACTGTGGCATGACAGCGCCCCTGATGCCGATGAGCGAGACGTCGACGATTTGACCCGCTTCAACGAATCGATTGACCAATCCCTCTCAAAAGCCGTTGCAAGCTACACAAAGCGGGTTGATCAAGCCCGTGATATGTTCCTCGCAATTCTCAGTCACGACTTGCGCAACCCCTTGGGTGCTATTGCGATGTCCGCAAACGTACTGCCAATGATGAGCCACGATCAGGCGGGAATCGTGGAGTGCGGCCTGCGGATTGCCAGAAGCGCTTCGGTGATGGAACGTATGATTAGTGATTTGCTCGATTACACCCGAACGCGGCTTGGCGCAGGGATGCCCGTCAACCCAGCGCCAATGGACCTATCTGACCTTGGCCGTGAGCTGATCGGAGAGTACCGTAATGCGAATCCTGATCGCAGCATTGAGTTTCGCACCGATGGCAACCTGAAAGGACGTTGGGATTCTGATCGCATCCGTCAGGCGATGTCCAACTTGATGGGCAACGCCATTCAGCACGGCTCGCCCGAGTTCCCTGTGACGCTTTCTCTGCGCGGCGAAGCGTCGAATGTGATCATTAAGGTTCACAACGGCGGCGAACCGATTCCACCCGGCGAACTCCCGAAAATTTTTGATCCTCTCATTCGCGGAAGTAGCGCTGACCACGCGAAGAAAAACCGCCCGGGCAGTATCGGGATGGGCCTGTATATTGCTCGCGAAGTTGCGAAGTCCCATAACGGACGAATCGATGTGACGTCGACGGTCGCGGACGGAACTTCGTTTACGATCCGTCTTCCTCGTGAAGCTTCGCCAAGAATCGGCCAGCCAATATTGGACGCCAAGCATATCGACGAGATGTGA